One part of the Glycine max cultivar Williams 82 chromosome 14, Glycine_max_v4.0, whole genome shotgun sequence genome encodes these proteins:
- the LOC100807953 gene encoding indole-3-acetate O-methyltransferase 1: MAPMGDNVVVSNMELEKLLSMKGGKGEASYANNSQAQAIHARSMLHLLRETLDRVEVVEGREVAFVVADLGCSCGSNSINVVDVMIKHMMKRYEALGWQPPEFSAFFSDLPSNDFNTLFQLLPPLANYGVSMEECLAANNHRSYFAAGVPGSFYRRLFPARSVDVFHSAFSLHWLSQVPESVEDKRSSAYNKGRVFIHGAGESTANAYKKQFQTDLAGFLRARSVEMKREGSMFLVCLARTSVDPTDQGGAGLLFGTHFQDAWDDLVQEGLISQEKRDNFNIPVYAASLQDFKEVVEANGSFAIDKLEVFKGGSPLVVNQPDDASEVGRALANSCRTVSGVLVDAHIGDKLSEELFLRVERRATSHAKELLEQLQFFHIVASLSFAQMIRD, from the exons ATGGCTCCGATGGGAGACAATGTTGTTGTATCCAATATGGAACTGGAGAAGTTGCTTAGCATGAAAGGAGGTAAAGGAGAAGCCAGCTATGCCAACAATTCCCAAGCACAG GCCATACATGCGAGGTCCATGCTTCATCTTCTGAGAGAGACACTAGACAGAGTTGAGGTTGTTGAGGGACGTGAGGTGGCATTTGTGGTGGCTGACTTGGGGTGTTCGTGTGGGAGCAACAGCATAAACGTGGTGGATGTGATGATAAAGCACATGATGAAAAGGTACGAGGCATTGGGGTGGCAGCCACCAGAGTTCTCGGCTTTCTTCTCAGACCTTCCCAGCAATGACTTCAACACTCTATTCCAGCTCCTTCCTCCTCTCGCCAACTACGGCGTTAGCATGGAGGAATGCCTCGCTGCCAACAACCACCGCTCCTACTTCGCCGCCGGAGTTCCCGGTTCCTTCTACCGGAGGCTTTTTCCGGCAAGGTCCGTTGATGTTTTTCACTCAGCCTTCTCTTTGCACTGGCTATCTCAG GTGCCAGAAAGTGTAGAGGACAAGAGGTCAAGTGCATATAACAAAGGAAGGGTGTTTATCCATGGGGCTGGTGAGAGCACAGCAAATGCCTACAAGAAACAATTCCAAACAGACTTGGCAGGCTTTCTGAGGGCAAGGTCAGTGGAGATGAAGAGAGAGGGGTCCATGTTCTTAGTTTGCTTGGCCAGAACTTCAGTGGACCCCACAGACCAAGGTGGGGCTGGCCTTCTTTTTGGGACCCATTTTCAGGATGCTTGGGATGATCTTGTCCAAGAG ggattgATTAGCCAAGAAAAACGAGACAATTTTAATATTCCAGTCTATGCAGCAAGCCTGCAAGACTTCAAGGAGGTGGTTGAGGCTAATGGTTCATTTGCCATAGACAAGCTTGAGGTATTCAAAGGAGGAAGTCCACTTGTGGTGAACCAACCAGATGATGCAAGTGAAGTAGGAAGGGCTCTAGCCAACAGCTGCAGGACTGTGTCTGGAGTCCTTGTTGATGCCCACATTGGTGACAAACTAAGTGAGGAACTTTTTCTAAGAGTGGAACGTCGAGCCACTAGTCATGCCAAAGAACTATTAGAGCAACTACAGTTCTTTCACATAGTTGCATCACTTTCTTTTGCTCAAATGATTAGAGACTGA